The following coding sequences lie in one Streptomyces venezuelae genomic window:
- a CDS encoding cupin domain-containing protein produces MVNRPHRAQAMPVPYEGLPGGIGVSRLTVYDWPATDGRRGGTPHLHLTCSEGYAVTGGSGAVQTLTADGFRETPLSPGALVWFTPGTIHRLVNDGGLTINVLMQNCGLPEAGDAVLTLPPALLADPETYRAAVALPADGSEAELAAAARRRRDLAVEGFTALREATEAGDPEPLAAFHRAAVALVRPLAAAWRERWQAGAAAAAEATGDQLDRLERGDAGYLARATVRSERPAVRGRFGMCGRLDVYDVA; encoded by the coding sequence ATGGTGAACCGACCGCACCGAGCACAAGCGATGCCCGTCCCCTACGAGGGACTCCCCGGCGGCATCGGGGTCTCGCGGCTGACCGTGTACGACTGGCCGGCCACCGACGGCAGGCGCGGCGGAACTCCCCATCTCCACCTGACCTGTTCGGAGGGGTACGCGGTCACCGGTGGGAGCGGCGCCGTGCAGACCCTGACCGCGGACGGTTTCCGGGAGACGCCCCTCTCCCCCGGTGCCCTGGTGTGGTTCACGCCCGGAACCATTCACCGCCTGGTCAACGACGGCGGACTGACCATCAACGTCCTCATGCAGAACTGCGGGCTTCCCGAGGCCGGCGACGCCGTCCTGACGCTGCCTCCTGCGTTGCTCGCCGACCCCGAGACCTACCGCGCCGCCGTCGCCCTGCCCGCCGACGGAAGCGAGGCCGAACTGGCGGCCGCCGCCCGGCGCCGCCGTGACCTGGCCGTCGAGGGGTTCACCGCGCTCCGCGAGGCGACCGAGGCGGGGGACCCGGAGCCGCTCGCCGCGTTCCACCGTGCGGCCGTCGCCCTGGTCCGGCCGCTGGCCGCGGCGTGGCGGGAGCGCTGGCAGGCGGGTGCGGCCGCCGCGGCGGAGGCGACCGGTGACCAGCTCGACCGGCTGGAGCGCGGCGACGCCGGCTATCTGGCGCGGGCGACGGTGCGGTCCGAACGGCCCGCGGTCCGGGGACGGTTCGGGATGTGCGGGCGGCTGGACGTCTACGACGTGGCGTGA
- a CDS encoding GNAT family N-acetyltransferase produces MPDPARLPDPANLPDLQLLRADHVPALRAFEETNRAYFAASVPDRGDAFFRDFDAMCRARLAEQAAGVCFFHVLVGDGGEILGRVNLIDMADGGAELGYRIAEKAAGRGLATWAVRRMCGLAGTAYGLTELRAATTLDNPASQTVLTRAGFAPVGNIRLDGRQGISYALTL; encoded by the coding sequence ATGCCCGATCCCGCGCGCCTGCCCGACCCCGCGAACCTCCCCGACCTGCAGCTCCTCCGCGCCGACCACGTGCCCGCGCTGCGCGCCTTCGAGGAGACCAACCGCGCCTACTTCGCGGCCTCCGTCCCCGACCGCGGCGACGCCTTCTTCCGCGACTTCGACGCGATGTGCCGCGCCCGCCTGGCCGAACAGGCCGCCGGGGTCTGCTTCTTCCACGTCCTGGTGGGCGACGGCGGCGAGATCCTCGGACGCGTCAACCTGATCGACATGGCGGACGGCGGCGCCGAGCTCGGCTACCGGATCGCCGAGAAGGCCGCGGGTCGGGGCCTGGCCACCTGGGCCGTCCGGCGGATGTGCGGCCTCGCCGGCACCGCGTACGGCCTCACCGAACTGCGTGCCGCGACGACGCTCGACAACCCGGCCTCGCAGACCGTGCTCACACGGGCCGGGTTCGCGCCGGTCGGCAACATCCGCCTCGACGGGCGTCAGGGCATCAGCTACGCCTTGACGCTCTGA
- a CDS encoding VOC family protein: MPTITPSLWFDLQAEEAANFYVSVFPDSEIKSISYYGEGAPRPAGTVLTVEFVLDGQHCTALNGGPQFKFNEAVSFQIFCADQDEVDHYWYKLSEGGEEGPCGWLKDKYGLSWQVVPTVLNELLTDPDAERAQRAMQAMLGMKKLDVAALRAAADGTP, encoded by the coding sequence ATGCCCACGATCACGCCAAGCCTCTGGTTCGACCTGCAGGCCGAGGAGGCGGCGAACTTTTACGTCTCGGTCTTCCCCGACTCGGAGATCAAGAGCATCTCGTACTACGGCGAAGGCGCCCCGCGCCCGGCGGGCACCGTCCTGACCGTGGAGTTCGTCCTCGACGGCCAGCACTGCACGGCGCTCAACGGCGGGCCCCAGTTCAAGTTCAACGAGGCCGTGTCCTTCCAGATCTTCTGCGCCGACCAGGACGAGGTCGACCACTACTGGTACAAGCTGTCCGAGGGCGGCGAGGAAGGCCCCTGCGGGTGGCTGAAGGACAAGTACGGCCTGTCCTGGCAGGTCGTCCCGACCGTGCTCAACGAGCTCCTCACCGACCCGGACGCCGAGCGCGCCCAGCGGGCCATGCAGGCGATGCTCGGCATGAAGAAGCTGGACGTGGCGGCGCTGCGCGCGGCAGCCGACGGCACGCCGTAG
- a CDS encoding TauD/TfdA dioxygenase family protein, with amino-acid sequence MYEGRRTLRRVPEDWQERPYELFDVVPQGRVIGAEIRGVDLARPLTPALREELNRALLEWKVLFFRGARITSEQQRAFALNWGELETNPLLARGSADDVVRFDKGGSATPTYENVWHADVTFRERPALGAVLQLHEVPPFGGDTMWADMAAAYDNLPDTVKARIDGARAVHDFIPGFARFYGPDRLAPLQDRFPPVTHPVVRTHPETGRRMLFVNTSFTTHIVGMDREESDRLLGYLVRQAHVPEYQVRFHWQAGDVAFWDNRATQHYAVDDYAPHRRVAERVAIAGDLPY; translated from the coding sequence ATGTACGAGGGCCGCCGCACCCTGCGCCGCGTGCCCGAAGACTGGCAGGAGCGCCCCTACGAGCTCTTCGACGTCGTCCCCCAGGGACGCGTCATCGGCGCCGAGATCCGCGGCGTCGACCTTGCCCGCCCGCTGACGCCCGCCCTGCGCGAGGAGCTGAACCGCGCCCTGCTGGAGTGGAAGGTCCTCTTCTTCCGCGGCGCCCGCATCACCTCCGAGCAGCAGCGCGCCTTCGCCCTCAACTGGGGCGAGCTCGAGACCAACCCGCTGCTCGCGCGCGGCTCCGCCGACGACGTCGTCCGCTTCGACAAGGGCGGCAGCGCCACACCCACGTACGAGAACGTCTGGCACGCGGACGTCACCTTCCGCGAACGGCCCGCGCTGGGCGCCGTGTTGCAGCTGCACGAGGTGCCGCCGTTCGGCGGCGACACCATGTGGGCGGACATGGCGGCGGCGTACGACAACCTGCCCGACACCGTCAAGGCGCGCATCGACGGTGCCCGTGCCGTGCACGACTTCATCCCCGGCTTCGCCCGCTTCTACGGCCCTGACCGGCTCGCCCCGCTCCAGGACCGCTTCCCGCCCGTCACCCATCCCGTGGTGCGCACGCACCCGGAGACCGGGCGGCGCATGCTCTTCGTGAACACGTCCTTCACCACGCACATCGTCGGCATGGACCGCGAGGAGAGCGACCGGCTCCTCGGTTACCTCGTGCGCCAGGCCCACGTGCCGGAGTACCAGGTGCGGTTCCACTGGCAGGCGGGCGACGTCGCCTTCTGGGACAACCGCGCCACGCAGCACTACGCCGTCGACGACTACGCCCCGCACCGGCGGGTCGCGGAGCGCGTCGCGATCGCGGGCGACCTGCCGTACTGA
- a CDS encoding S41 family peptidase has translation MTTTEHHLDVAPVIEATSQLLLDHYVFPDVAERLAALLRRHLADGTYDVADAADLARLVTADLQSLNGDLHLRLKHHAGPVPAKQGAATLARMREKFDRSLGGAPRVELLDGRVALLELAPALFPLSWSAEPLGAALTLAAPADALILDLRGNTGGDPDTVAFVCGHLLDERTHLNSMYWRDGDRLEQSWSPAHVPGVRFGGSKPLYVLTSAQTFSAAEELSYDLQQLGRAVVVGEATSGGAHPCEGWTVHPHLEATIPMGRAVNPVSGTNWEGTGVRPDVPCAAEDALDRARALAEARLADAQSGEPHDATVNPTRSQPS, from the coding sequence ATGACCACCACCGAGCACCACCTCGACGTCGCCCCCGTGATCGAGGCGACCAGTCAACTCCTTCTGGACCACTACGTGTTCCCGGACGTGGCCGAGCGGCTCGCCGCGCTCCTGAGACGTCACCTCGCCGACGGCACGTACGACGTCGCGGACGCCGCCGACCTGGCCCGTCTCGTCACCGCCGACCTCCAGTCCCTCAACGGCGACCTCCACCTGCGCCTCAAGCACCACGCCGGGCCCGTGCCCGCGAAGCAGGGCGCGGCCACCCTGGCGAGGATGCGCGAGAAGTTCGACCGCTCGCTGGGCGGCGCGCCCCGCGTGGAACTGCTCGACGGCCGCGTCGCGCTGCTCGAACTGGCCCCGGCCCTGTTCCCGCTGTCGTGGTCCGCCGAGCCACTGGGGGCCGCGCTCACCCTGGCCGCCCCCGCCGACGCCCTCATCCTCGACCTGCGCGGCAACACCGGCGGGGACCCGGACACGGTCGCCTTCGTCTGCGGTCACCTGCTGGACGAGCGCACCCACCTGAACTCCATGTACTGGCGCGACGGCGACCGTCTCGAACAGTCCTGGAGCCCGGCGCACGTCCCGGGCGTGCGCTTCGGCGGCAGCAAACCGCTCTACGTGCTGACGAGCGCGCAGACCTTCTCCGCGGCCGAGGAACTCTCGTACGACTTGCAGCAGTTGGGCCGTGCCGTCGTCGTCGGGGAGGCGACCAGCGGCGGTGCGCACCCGTGCGAGGGCTGGACCGTGCATCCGCACCTGGAGGCGACCATCCCGATGGGCCGGGCCGTCAACCCCGTCTCGGGCACCAACTGGGAAGGCACGGGCGTACGTCCCGACGTGCCCTGCGCCGCCGAGGACGCTCTCGACCGGGCGCGCGCACTGGCCGAGGCGAGGCTCGCCGACGCGCAGTCCGGCGAGCCCCACGACGCGACGGTCAACCCGACGCGTTCGCAGCCGAGTTGA
- a CDS encoding ArsR/SmtB family transcription factor, producing MPEPQQSPPHQNLAIESPEQHAALAHPMRQRLLFLLGHRPATISQLAAQLGTGKGNVAHHLKVLRTAGLVHVAETRKVRGGTEQYYQRMAVRMAVAEPRAEGTAAMLGAVAQELGRSERTTLSLRHVRLSPDKARQLGETLARLVDEAEEDAEGEPVHGVLVALYEHAQPQDPG from the coding sequence ATGCCCGAGCCGCAGCAATCCCCACCGCATCAGAACCTCGCGATCGAGTCACCGGAACAGCACGCCGCGCTGGCCCACCCCATGCGACAGCGCCTGCTCTTCCTGCTCGGCCACCGCCCCGCCACCATCAGCCAGTTGGCGGCCCAGCTCGGCACGGGCAAGGGAAACGTGGCCCACCATCTGAAGGTGCTGCGCACCGCAGGACTCGTCCACGTCGCCGAGACCCGCAAGGTCAGAGGCGGCACCGAGCAGTACTACCAGCGGATGGCCGTGCGCATGGCCGTCGCCGAACCCCGGGCCGAGGGGACGGCGGCGATGCTCGGGGCCGTGGCCCAGGAGCTCGGCAGGTCCGAGCGGACGACGCTGTCCCTGCGCCACGTGCGCCTCAGCCCCGACAAGGCGCGGCAACTCGGCGAGACCCTCGCCCGGTTGGTCGACGAGGCCGAGGAGGACGCGGAGGGAGAACCGGTGCACGGCGTGCTGGTGGCGCTGTACGAGCACGCGCAACCGCAAGATCCGGGCTGA
- a CDS encoding CaiB/BaiF CoA transferase family protein, translated as MTPPPTGPGAHGGALAGVKVLDLSRVLAGPYCAQLLADHGADVIKVEPPAGDETRGWGPPFVAPDTSAYYRNLNRGKKNIVVDLSVPEGRDILDTLLLGTDVLVENFKAGTLAKWGYPDDELRRRYPALVHCRVTGFGTDGPLGGQPGYDAVLQAYGGLMSVNGEAEGPPLRVGVPVVDQVTGILAFSGILLALHERHRSGLGQLVDCTLLDTVISLLHPHSASWLADGTVPRRTGSAHPSIAPYDAFAAADGPLFVAVGNDRQFGALTDVLDVPELARDPRFRTNPDRVRHQRELRAELEKVITARPRAELTALLTACGIPASPVHDVAEALTAPQVRHRGLVVEDGDYRGLASPVSLSRTPAPVRAEVRDAGADTREVLAARGYDAEAIEQAVVRGVVRAAVTRDDA; from the coding sequence ATGACCCCTCCGCCCACCGGCCCCGGCGCGCACGGCGGCGCCCTCGCCGGAGTCAAGGTGCTCGACCTGTCCCGCGTCCTCGCGGGCCCCTACTGCGCCCAGCTGCTCGCCGACCACGGAGCCGACGTCATCAAGGTCGAACCCCCCGCCGGTGACGAAACCCGCGGCTGGGGCCCGCCGTTCGTCGCGCCCGACACCTCCGCCTACTACCGGAACCTCAACCGCGGCAAGAAGAACATCGTCGTCGACCTGTCCGTCCCCGAAGGGCGCGACATCCTCGACACCCTGCTGCTCGGCACCGACGTGCTCGTGGAGAACTTCAAGGCGGGCACCCTCGCCAAGTGGGGCTACCCGGACGACGAACTGCGCCGCCGGTACCCCGCCCTCGTCCACTGCCGCGTCACCGGCTTCGGCACCGACGGACCCCTCGGCGGACAGCCCGGATACGACGCGGTCCTCCAGGCCTACGGCGGCCTCATGAGCGTCAACGGGGAGGCGGAAGGACCGCCGCTGCGCGTCGGCGTGCCCGTCGTCGACCAGGTCACCGGCATCCTCGCCTTCTCCGGCATCCTGCTGGCCCTGCACGAACGCCACCGCTCCGGACTCGGCCAACTCGTCGACTGCACACTCCTGGACACCGTGATCAGCCTCCTCCACCCGCACTCCGCGTCGTGGCTCGCCGACGGCACCGTGCCGCGCCGCACCGGCTCCGCGCACCCCAGCATCGCCCCCTACGACGCCTTCGCCGCGGCGGACGGGCCGCTCTTCGTCGCCGTCGGCAACGACCGGCAGTTCGGCGCGCTCACCGACGTACTGGACGTGCCCGAACTGGCCAGGGACCCGCGCTTCCGCACCAACCCGGACCGCGTACGCCACCAGCGGGAGCTGCGCGCCGAGTTGGAGAAGGTCATCACGGCCCGCCCCCGTGCCGAGCTCACCGCGCTCCTCACGGCATGCGGCATCCCGGCCTCGCCCGTGCACGACGTCGCCGAGGCGCTCACCGCGCCCCAGGTGCGCCACCGCGGTCTCGTCGTCGAGGACGGCGACTACCGCGGGCTCGCCTCGCCCGTCTCCCTGTCCCGCACGCCGGCGCCGGTGCGGGCCGAGGTGCGGGACGCGGGGGCGGACACGCGGGAAGTGCTCGCGGCGCGGGGGTACGACGCGGAGGCGATCGAGCAAGCGGTCGTGCGTGGGGTGGTGCGGGCGGCCGTGACCAGGGACGACGCGTGA
- a CDS encoding DUF3093 family protein — MHIYEERLSVPRSWWGLVALGGAGLAVAAIPFGALAAVIAAALGIAVSATLVHLHGRVRILVTPGTLVVGKRVIPIDALGATEILDEREAFEWRTARANPYALLLLRSYVPTALRIELPTAWGGAPYVYVSTRQPMNLAAVLAFARG; from the coding sequence ATGCACATCTATGAAGAGCGGCTGAGCGTCCCCCGCTCCTGGTGGGGCCTTGTCGCGCTCGGCGGAGCGGGTCTCGCCGTGGCGGCGATCCCCTTCGGCGCGCTCGCCGCGGTGATCGCGGCCGCGCTCGGCATCGCCGTGTCCGCGACGCTCGTGCACCTGCACGGCAGGGTGCGCATCCTCGTGACGCCGGGGACCCTCGTCGTCGGCAAGCGGGTCATCCCCATCGATGCGCTCGGCGCGACGGAGATCCTCGACGAGCGGGAGGCCTTCGAGTGGCGCACGGCCAGGGCGAACCCGTACGCGCTGCTGCTCCTGCGCTCCTACGTCCCCACCGCACTCCGCATCGAACTGCCCACTGCCTGGGGTGGCGCGCCGTACGTCTACGTGTCGACGCGGCAGCCGATGAACCTGGCGGCCGTACTGGCGTTCGCCCGGGGGTGA
- a CDS encoding SAM-dependent methyltransferase: MASDNQSETVSGPSNPSIPYDVPTSARGYGWMLGGKDNYEIDRKFILSTVPSFPEVVDICRQNRQFLYRAVRHLTREQGIRQFIDMGCGLPTDNNVHQVAQRFAPDARVVYVDIDPIVLAHGRALLADDSSTTVIMGDMRDQDAILNHPDVVRLIDFDEPVATLFLSVGHHLVDADDPRRILRTIVDRAAPGSFVGFSQVICQDPVRGAKMTEHIAGGGVPWQTRTPAEVDVLLEGLEPVEPGVVNLVDWRPDPDQPALEPVDPDLVPYLGVTDANKGIYEYGGVLRKP; the protein is encoded by the coding sequence GTGGCGAGTGACAACCAGTCCGAGACGGTGTCCGGGCCGTCCAACCCGTCCATCCCCTACGACGTCCCGACGTCGGCACGCGGCTACGGCTGGATGCTGGGCGGCAAGGACAACTACGAGATCGACCGGAAGTTCATCCTCTCCACCGTGCCCTCGTTCCCCGAGGTCGTCGACATCTGCCGGCAGAACCGCCAGTTCCTCTACCGCGCGGTCCGCCACCTGACGCGCGAGCAGGGCATCCGCCAGTTCATCGACATGGGCTGCGGCCTGCCCACCGACAACAACGTCCACCAGGTCGCCCAGCGCTTCGCACCCGACGCCCGCGTCGTCTACGTGGACATCGACCCGATCGTCCTCGCGCACGGCCGCGCGCTGCTCGCCGACGACTCCTCCACGACGGTCATCATGGGGGACATGCGGGACCAGGACGCCATCCTGAACCACCCCGACGTGGTGCGCCTCATCGACTTCGACGAGCCGGTCGCCACGCTCTTCCTCTCCGTCGGGCACCACCTCGTCGACGCCGACGACCCGCGCCGCATCCTGCGCACCATCGTCGACCGCGCGGCGCCCGGCAGCTTCGTCGGCTTCTCACAGGTCATCTGCCAGGACCCGGTGCGGGGCGCGAAGATGACCGAGCACATCGCCGGCGGCGGCGTGCCGTGGCAGACCCGCACGCCCGCCGAGGTCGACGTCCTCCTCGAAGGCCTCGAGCCCGTGGAGCCCGGCGTGGTCAACCTCGTCGACTGGCGCCCCGACCCCGACCAGCCCGCCCTGGAGCCGGTCGACCCCGACCTCGTGCCCTACCTCGGCGTGACCGACGCCAACAAGGGGATCTACGAGTACGGCGGAGTGCTGCGCAAGCCGTAG
- a CDS encoding class I SAM-dependent methyltransferase: MFSSQGPTLRELAVQALSSTEHGYDLLAPKFDRTPFRTPGRFLAATADALRPLGPFDAGLDVCCGTGAGVETLLQLCRERVTGVDFSGGMLAAAAEAVPRDAGGPGGPGVDWVRADARALPSSGPFDGGFDLAVSFGAFGHFLPAERPALFAGVHRALRPGGLFAFPIGAPQPFTSPWYWALLGFDAVMRARNLLWRPPFVMYYRTFPLGPVREDLTAAGFDVRLLPLEDFGRRPDGSPHWRLVVARKR, from the coding sequence ATGTTCTCCTCCCAGGGTCCCACGCTGCGCGAGCTCGCCGTTCAGGCGTTGTCGTCCACCGAGCACGGGTACGACCTGCTCGCCCCCAAGTTCGACCGCACGCCCTTCCGCACGCCTGGCCGATTCCTGGCGGCGACGGCCGACGCGCTGCGCCCCCTCGGCCCCTTCGACGCGGGCCTCGACGTGTGCTGCGGAACCGGTGCGGGCGTCGAGACGCTGCTGCAGCTGTGCCGGGAGCGCGTCACCGGCGTCGACTTCAGCGGGGGCATGCTGGCCGCCGCGGCGGAAGCGGTGCCGCGGGACGCGGGAGGACCGGGCGGCCCCGGGGTCGACTGGGTCCGGGCGGACGCCCGCGCCCTGCCGTCCTCCGGACCCTTCGACGGCGGCTTCGACCTGGCCGTCAGCTTCGGAGCGTTCGGCCACTTCCTCCCCGCCGAACGCCCCGCCCTGTTCGCCGGCGTCCACCGGGCCCTGCGGCCCGGCGGACTCTTCGCGTTCCCGATCGGCGCCCCGCAGCCCTTCACGTCACCCTGGTACTGGGCACTGCTCGGCTTCGACGCCGTGATGCGCGCCCGGAACCTCCTGTGGCGCCCGCCGTTCGTCATGTACTACCGGACCTTCCCGCTCGGCCCGGTCCGCGAGGACCTCACGGCCGCGGGATTCGACGTACGCCTGCTGCCCCTGGAGGATTTCGGGCGCCGCCCGGACGGGAGTCCGCACTGGCGTCTTGTCGTGGCCCGGAAGCGATAG
- a CDS encoding SSI family serine proteinase inhibitor, which produces MRRTLKAVGAAAAAATCVLAATAGTAQAEAPKTESLYAPSALVLTVGQGENAESAAVERAVTLTCAPRPGGTHPSAAAACAELAKVNGQFTQLVSASSDAICTKEWRPVTVSVAGVWNGKHVHWTSTFANQCTMKAGLGEGAALTF; this is translated from the coding sequence ATGCGTCGCACCCTCAAGGCCGTGGGAGCAGCCGCGGCGGCGGCCACCTGCGTCCTCGCCGCGACGGCAGGCACCGCGCAGGCCGAGGCCCCGAAGACGGAGAGCCTCTACGCACCGTCCGCCCTCGTGCTGACGGTCGGCCAGGGCGAGAACGCCGAGTCGGCGGCAGTGGAGCGCGCCGTGACGCTCACCTGTGCGCCCCGTCCCGGGGGCACCCACCCGTCGGCGGCCGCGGCGTGCGCCGAACTCGCCAAGGTCAACGGGCAGTTCACCCAGCTCGTGAGCGCCTCGTCCGACGCCATCTGTACCAAGGAGTGGCGTCCGGTCACCGTGTCCGTCGCCGGTGTCTGGAACGGCAAGCACGTCCACTGGACCAGCACCTTCGCCAACCAGTGCACGATGAAGGCGGGTCTCGGGGAGGGTGCAGCACTGACCTTCTGA
- a CDS encoding epoxide hydrolase family protein, which produces MNATPFQVSVPDDVLDDLRTRLRRTLYTAVSDPTYWAAGTDPHYLSELVSYWADGFDWRAAEAALNTFPHRVADVAGGRVHFVHLRGVRPEGAPAPLPLVLSHGWPSSYVEMLPLARRLADPGGHGGDPADAFDVVVPSLPGFLHSGLPEGPFTRRGVAGIWHELMTRTLGYRRFGAFGGDIGGGVTQWLGARYPDDVVGVHITSAVIPADFDARPPTSEEQAYLDHLDAYDAEDQGYSEIMCTRPDTLAAALRDSPAGLLAWIIDKYRDWSDCDGDLETRWDKDTLLTVATLYWATGSIGSSFRQYYDYVRHHTPVRSITVPGAVTLSHEPAFAHYPKSLAERVFTDLRHWSTPERGGHFMAHEEPEQVARELREFFRPLRPAD; this is translated from the coding sequence GTGAATGCCACGCCCTTCCAGGTCTCCGTCCCGGACGACGTCCTCGACGACCTGCGCACCCGCCTGCGCCGCACCCTCTACACCGCGGTCTCCGACCCCACCTACTGGGCCGCGGGCACCGACCCCCACTACCTGAGCGAACTCGTCTCCTACTGGGCGGACGGCTTCGACTGGCGCGCCGCCGAGGCCGCGCTCAACACCTTCCCGCACCGCGTCGCCGACGTCGCGGGCGGCCGTGTCCACTTCGTGCACCTGCGCGGCGTACGGCCCGAGGGCGCGCCCGCGCCGCTGCCGCTGGTCCTGAGCCACGGCTGGCCTAGCAGCTACGTCGAGATGCTGCCCCTCGCGCGGCGGCTCGCCGACCCGGGCGGCCACGGCGGCGACCCCGCCGACGCGTTCGACGTCGTCGTGCCCTCCCTGCCCGGCTTCCTCCACTCCGGGCTGCCCGAGGGGCCGTTCACCCGCAGAGGCGTGGCCGGGATCTGGCACGAGCTGATGACCCGCACCCTCGGCTACCGCCGCTTCGGCGCGTTCGGCGGGGACATCGGGGGCGGCGTCACCCAGTGGCTCGGCGCCCGCTACCCCGACGACGTCGTCGGCGTGCACATCACCTCCGCGGTGATCCCCGCGGACTTCGACGCGCGGCCGCCGACCTCCGAGGAGCAGGCCTACCTGGACCACCTGGACGCGTACGACGCCGAGGACCAGGGCTACAGCGAGATCATGTGCACCCGCCCCGACACGCTGGCCGCCGCCCTGCGGGACTCCCCGGCGGGCCTGCTCGCCTGGATCATCGACAAGTACCGCGACTGGAGCGACTGCGACGGGGACCTGGAGACCCGGTGGGACAAGGACACCCTGCTGACCGTCGCCACCCTCTACTGGGCCACCGGCAGCATCGGCTCGTCCTTCCGGCAGTACTACGACTACGTACGGCACCACACGCCCGTGCGGTCCATCACCGTGCCCGGCGCCGTCACCCTCAGCCACGAACCGGCCTTCGCGCACTACCCGAAGAGCCTCGCCGAGCGCGTCTTCACCGACCTGCGGCACTGGAGCACCCCGGAGCGCGGCGGTCACTTCATGGCGCACGAGGAGCCCGAGCAGGTCGCGCGTGAACTGCGCGAGTTCTTCCGCCCCTTGCGCCCCGCGGACTGA
- a CDS encoding arylamine N-acetyltransferase family protein: MDTEQIDAYLRRIGAERPAAPTSRALHDLHLAHLRSVPFENLSIHLGQDIELTDKALVSKVVEARRGGFCYELNGAFAALLEALGFDVVLLQARVYDDAGEPGIPFDHLALRVRTEDGGDWLADVGFGAHSELPLAYADRGEQADPAGMFRIAETPDGDLDVLKDGKRQYVVDPRPRALADFKAGTWYHRTSPDSHFTRSLVCSRLTDSGRVTLGGRTLTTTADGERDTVELTTEAEVLAAYERHFGIALEREPHVRGGA, translated from the coding sequence ATGGACACCGAACAGATCGACGCCTACCTGCGCCGCATCGGCGCCGAGCGCCCCGCCGCCCCGACCTCGCGGGCTCTGCACGACCTGCATCTGGCGCATCTGCGCAGCGTTCCCTTCGAGAACCTTTCGATCCACCTCGGCCAGGACATCGAACTCACCGACAAGGCCCTGGTGAGCAAGGTCGTGGAGGCTCGCAGGGGCGGTTTCTGCTACGAGCTCAACGGCGCCTTCGCCGCACTCCTGGAGGCCCTCGGTTTCGACGTCGTGCTGCTGCAGGCCCGGGTGTACGACGACGCGGGAGAGCCCGGCATCCCCTTCGACCACCTCGCCCTGCGGGTGCGCACGGAGGACGGCGGCGACTGGCTCGCGGACGTCGGTTTCGGCGCCCACAGCGAGCTGCCGCTCGCCTACGCGGACCGCGGCGAGCAGGCCGACCCGGCGGGCATGTTCCGCATCGCGGAGACCCCGGACGGCGACCTCGACGTCCTCAAGGACGGCAAGCGGCAGTACGTGGTCGACCCGCGTCCCCGCGCACTGGCCGACTTCAAGGCCGGCACCTGGTACCACCGCACGTCGCCCGACTCGCACTTCACGCGGTCGCTCGTCTGCTCCCGCCTCACCGACAGCGGCCGCGTCACCCTGGGCGGGCGCACCCTGACGACGACCGCGGACGGCGAGCGCGACACCGTCGAACTGACCACGGAGGCGGAGGTGCTCGCCGCGTACGAGAGGCACTTCGGCATCGCGCTGGAGCGGGAGCCGCACGTACGGGGAGGCGCGTGA
- a CDS encoding GNAT family N-acetyltransferase, producing MIPTEIRTSRLDLVPLRVEHADEMAAVLGDPALHAFIGGAPDDVEALRARYRRMLAGSPDPGVSWCNWVLRLRAEEEAVLVGTVQATVTPDDLAEIAWVVGTPWQGRGLASEAARGLVEWLAGRQVRTVVAHVHPDHAASAAVARSAGLAATEVIQDGEIRWEARL from the coding sequence ATGATCCCCACCGAGATCCGCACGTCCCGACTCGACCTCGTCCCGCTGCGCGTCGAGCACGCCGACGAGATGGCCGCCGTGCTCGGCGACCCCGCGCTGCACGCGTTCATCGGCGGCGCACCCGACGACGTCGAGGCGCTGCGCGCCCGCTACCGGCGCATGCTCGCCGGCTCCCCCGACCCGGGCGTCTCCTGGTGCAACTGGGTGTTGCGGCTCCGCGCCGAGGAGGAAGCCGTCCTGGTCGGGACGGTGCAGGCGACGGTCACTCCGGACGATCTCGCGGAGATCGCCTGGGTGGTCGGGACGCCGTGGCAGGGGCGCGGTCTGGCGTCGGAGGCGGCCCGTGGCCTGGTGGAGTGGCTGGCGGGACGGCAGGTGCGTACGGTCGTCGCGCACGTCCATCCCGACCACGCCGCGTCCGCGGCCGTGGCGAGGTCGGCGGGGCTCGCCGCCACCGAGGTGATCCAGGACGGCGAGATCCGCTGGGAGGCGAGGCTCTGA